A genome region from Amblyraja radiata isolate CabotCenter1 chromosome 4, sAmbRad1.1.pri, whole genome shotgun sequence includes the following:
- the LOC116972585 gene encoding factor XIIa inhibitor-like, whose product MRIAGLQERVGRPGPIACPMIQNAACASYSDPWKGCSGSREDEASLDELRNSLADFAVDSFAAVSGQKPSGNVVFSPLSLASILTHLLLGAKGHTKVALEEALHYKHHFKCVHQSLKLLLNASRSLTSTSQLFVREGVCLKQSFIERSEHFYGQQPESLTHNRTENVELVNALVRRATKGLIPHMLDSVSDDTILMFINAIIYSGDQKEHVNVTTRRLEIGEEPEGEKRAERDCGELKSGGG is encoded by the exons ATGAGGATCGCGGGCCTTCAGGAGAGGGTGGGACGGCCTGGGCCCATTGCTTGCCCAATGATCCAGAATGCGGCATGTGCCTCCTATTCTGATCCCTGGAAAGGTTGCTCAGGTTCCAGAGAGGACGAGGCATCGCTGGACGAGTTGCGCAACTCCCTGGCCGATTTTGCAGTCGATTCCTTTGCCGCCGTGTCCGGCCAGAAGCCCAGTGGCAATGTGGTCTTCTCGCCCCTCAGTCTCGCCTCCATTCTCACCCACCTCCTGCTCG GGGCCAAAGGACATACGAAGGTGGCCCTCGAAGAGGCACTGCACTACAAACACCATTTCAAGTGTGTTCACCAATCCCTCAAGCTCCTCCTCAATGCCAGTCGCTCTCTCACCTCCACGTCCCAGCTCTTCGTTCGGGAGG gtgtgTGCCTGAAACAATCTTTCATTGAGCGCTCCGAGCATTTCTATGGTCAGCAGCCAGAATCATTGACGCACAACAGGACGGAGAACGTGGAGTTGGTGAACGCGCTGGTCCGGCGAGCAACCAAGGGGCTCATCCCACACATGTTGGACTCCGTGTCTGATGATACCATCCTCATGTTCATCAACGCAATTATCTACTCCG GAGATCAGAAGGAGCACGTAAACG TAACGACCCGACGTCTGGAGATAGGCGAAGAGCCGGAGGGGGAGAAGCGAGCAGAGAGAGACTGCGGAGAGTTGAAGAGCGGCGGAGGCTGA